A section of the Mesobacillus jeotgali genome encodes:
- a CDS encoding DEAD/DEAH box helicase: MNQFRFLGISELLAETLNQHGMSKPTSIQEKAIPLLLDGKDVIAQSQTGTGKTFAFVLPIIEKIDTHNPNIQALIVTPTRELALQITQEIKKLTENIEEMNVLAVYGGQDVEAQLKKLKKNIHIVIGTPGRLLDHIRRETVDFSKAAFLVLDEADQMLHIGFLNEVEEIIKQTPKTRQTLLFSATMPEEIKRLAKQHMYKPEYIQVEKTQAPLENIKQIAISSTDRSKQGDLIDSLRTYQPFLAVIFCRTKRRVSKLNDVLKANHFNCDELHGDLSQAKREQVMKKFREAKIQYLIATDVAARGLDVEGVTHVFNYDIPLDTESYIHRIGRTGRAGSEGLALTFYTAKDRALLEQIESELNIKIEKNNMGNAKKGEAKPGGQRSAEGQKAGDLKGQRTRSRRRNDGKPERDHRGEKTARKPTSREGRRPSGLAGEERREREHQPSRRERRSDQEAERPRSSRMDGIRKERPATTTRNDGPKNNTGEKPKRYGAKGQNASSPGRGQNSSSSGRRMENRSTSRNRRSR, from the coding sequence TTGAATCAATTTAGATTTTTAGGTATATCAGAATTACTTGCAGAAACATTAAACCAACATGGGATGTCCAAGCCTACTTCCATTCAGGAAAAAGCGATTCCGTTATTGCTTGATGGCAAGGATGTGATTGCCCAGTCACAGACAGGTACTGGGAAGACATTCGCTTTTGTGCTGCCAATAATCGAAAAAATCGATACTCATAATCCAAATATACAGGCATTGATTGTAACACCCACAAGAGAACTCGCATTACAGATTACCCAAGAAATCAAAAAGCTGACCGAAAATATTGAAGAAATGAACGTTCTGGCAGTATATGGCGGACAGGATGTCGAAGCACAGCTAAAAAAACTCAAGAAAAATATCCATATAGTGATTGGCACCCCTGGAAGATTGCTTGACCATATCCGCAGGGAGACGGTCGATTTTTCCAAAGCAGCGTTTCTAGTCCTGGATGAAGCAGACCAAATGCTTCATATTGGTTTCCTGAACGAAGTTGAAGAAATAATCAAGCAAACACCAAAAACAAGGCAAACATTGCTCTTCTCTGCCACAATGCCGGAAGAAATCAAAAGGCTGGCTAAACAACATATGTACAAACCAGAATACATCCAGGTTGAGAAAACGCAAGCTCCGTTAGAAAACATCAAACAGATTGCCATCAGTTCAACAGATAGGTCCAAGCAAGGTGATTTGATTGATTCCCTCAGAACCTATCAGCCATTTCTCGCCGTGATTTTTTGCAGGACCAAGAGAAGGGTAAGCAAACTGAACGACGTATTAAAAGCAAATCATTTCAATTGTGATGAGCTGCACGGTGACCTTTCACAGGCGAAAAGGGAGCAGGTAATGAAGAAATTCCGCGAAGCCAAAATTCAGTACCTTATAGCAACTGATGTTGCGGCGCGGGGGCTTGACGTCGAAGGAGTCACACACGTATTTAATTATGACATTCCGCTTGACACAGAAAGTTATATACACAGAATTGGGCGAACAGGCAGGGCTGGAAGTGAAGGACTCGCGTTAACCTTTTATACAGCCAAAGATAGAGCTTTATTAGAACAAATTGAATCAGAGCTAAACATTAAAATCGAAAAGAACAATATGGGGAACGCCAAAAAAGGAGAAGCCAAACCTGGAGGTCAAAGATCAGCAGAGGGTCAAAAGGCCGGAGACTTAAAAGGACAACGTACAAGGTCGAGAAGAAGAAATGACGGCAAGCCTGAAAGAGATCACAGAGGTGAAAAAACAGCCAGAAAACCCACCTCCCGCGAAGGAAGACGTCCATCAGGGTTAGCAGGCGAAGAACGGAGAGAAAGGGAACACCAACCTTCAAGACGTGAGCGAAGAAGCGACCAAGAAGCGGAAAGGCCGAGGTCCTCTCGCATGGACGGAATAAGAAAGGAAAGACCTGCAACGACTACACGTAATGACGGACCGAAGAATAATACAGGTGAAAAACCGAAACGATATGGCGCGAAAGGACAAAATGCCAGTTCACCAGGACGCGGGCAGAATTCCAGTTCATCAGGGCGCCGCATGGAAAATAGAAGTACTTCAAGAAACCGCCGAAGCAGATAG
- a CDS encoding histidine phosphatase family protein: protein MKIGLLRHFKVSLGYPGRFVTSKELLTWQQDYNESSVEEVEIDHQGHQWSKCYSSDLERAKRTASRAYNGNIIFLEDLREMSLYPVIHTDLRLPLWLHITLIRLAWFLGHKSQKESKSEVLARINRVLDQAIEHGEDILIVGHGGIMMFMRKELIKRGFAGPKFNRPANAQVYIFNKK from the coding sequence ATGAAAATTGGCTTATTGCGTCATTTTAAAGTTTCCCTAGGGTATCCAGGAAGATTTGTAACCTCAAAGGAGCTTCTGACCTGGCAGCAGGATTATAATGAATCAAGCGTGGAGGAAGTGGAAATTGACCATCAGGGGCATCAATGGAGTAAATGTTACTCCAGCGATTTAGAAAGAGCGAAACGAACCGCATCCCGGGCTTATAATGGTAATATAATCTTTTTGGAAGATCTCAGGGAAATGTCACTTTATCCGGTCATTCACACTGATTTACGGCTTCCTCTTTGGCTTCATATAACTTTAATCCGATTGGCATGGTTTTTGGGACATAAATCCCAAAAGGAGAGCAAAAGTGAAGTTTTAGCAAGAATTAACAGGGTGTTAGACCAGGCCATTGAACATGGTGAAGATATTTTAATCGTTGGTCACGGCGGAATCATGATGTTTATGAGAAAAGAATTGATAAAAAGAGGATTCGCAGGCCCGAAATTTAACAGGCCTGCGAATGCCCAGGTATATATTTTTAATAAGAAATAA
- a CDS encoding DUF4023 domain-containing protein: MENTHEYVQKLHDKQRKDEQNRKRQGKENPSDKLPNKQH; encoded by the coding sequence ATGGAGAACACACACGAATATGTGCAAAAACTGCACGATAAGCAGCGAAAAGATGAGCAAAATAGAAAGCGGCAGGGTAAAGAGAATCCCAGTGACAAGCTTCCTAACAAGCAACATTAA